From a single Micromonospora sp. WMMD1102 genomic region:
- a CDS encoding helix-turn-helix transcriptional regulator, protein MSNLPTRLKGLRAERGVTQDQVADAVQVSKSLIAAFETSRLSPKQDTAAALDAFFESGDEIQKLSTEARKNPTEARKNRRPTPSWFRPWRDLEETAVILRYFQATLIPGLLQTEAYARAVFASTGMLSDEEVAARVTSRMERQAAILDRADRPTFAFIIDAAAPRCGPAEIAKEQLQHLADTSSRPNIFVHVVPDTAGLHAGRSGSFALATMDGGGAVGLLDDFYEGRVVEEPSLVTGLERTWQTIAGVALPCDQSRTLILRLVNDYDDPAAELAQVQP, encoded by the coding sequence ATGAGTAATCTTCCGACAAGACTCAAGGGACTACGGGCCGAGCGAGGCGTCACTCAGGACCAGGTGGCCGATGCCGTGCAGGTAAGCAAGTCGCTGATCGCGGCATTCGAGACGAGCCGCCTCTCGCCGAAGCAGGACACGGCGGCAGCCCTGGACGCGTTCTTCGAGTCCGGGGACGAGATCCAGAAACTGTCCACCGAGGCCAGGAAGAATCCCACCGAGGCCAGGAAGAATCGGCGGCCGACCCCGAGCTGGTTCCGCCCCTGGCGGGACCTGGAGGAGACGGCCGTGATCCTCCGCTATTTCCAGGCAACCCTGATTCCCGGTCTGTTGCAGACCGAGGCGTACGCACGGGCGGTCTTCGCCAGCACCGGAATGCTCTCCGACGAGGAGGTGGCGGCACGGGTAACCAGCCGGATGGAAAGGCAGGCCGCCATCCTCGACCGGGCGGACCGCCCCACCTTCGCCTTCATAATCGACGCCGCCGCCCCCCGGTGCGGCCCGGCCGAGATCGCCAAGGAACAACTCCAGCACCTGGCCGACACCAGTTCCCGGCCGAACATCTTCGTCCATGTCGTCCCCGACACCGCCGGCTTGCACGCCGGCCGCAGCGGGTCGTTCGCGCTGGCGACCATGGACGGTGGTGGAGCGGTTGGCCTACTGGACGACTTCTACGAAGGCCGAGTGGTAGAGGAACCGTCGCTCGTGACCGGCCTCGAACGAACGTGGCAGACTATAGCTGGGGTCGCCCTCCCGTGTGACCAGTCCAGAACCCTGATCCTCAGGTTGGTGAATGACTATGACGACCCAGCAGCCGAGCTGGCGCAAGTCCAGCCGTAG
- a CDS encoding GPP34 family phosphoprotein yields MAIGRALNRAPGGHTVDPAADLSLAELIALLGYDDDGVARGTDRHLDYGLAGALLTDLALAGRIDVVGKYVVVTDPAPTGVRLTDAALHQLQHDRRSREPRDWIIRLTRNVRSAVLSQLVDAGTLRRETDKVLKVVPRTRYPTRNGSEPPAKTEARQQIRSAATRSDRVDARTAALCGLVSALNWEQHVLPDLRPVQVRNRFAEFRRSVWAANAIQRIIDDARTASAAAAAAAGAGG; encoded by the coding sequence ATGGCAATTGGACGCGCACTGAACCGGGCTCCCGGCGGGCACACCGTCGACCCGGCGGCCGACCTGTCCCTTGCCGAGTTGATCGCGTTGCTCGGCTACGACGACGACGGCGTGGCCAGGGGGACCGACCGGCACCTCGACTACGGCCTGGCCGGCGCGCTGCTCACGGATCTGGCCCTGGCCGGACGCATCGACGTTGTCGGGAAGTACGTCGTCGTCACAGACCCGGCACCCACCGGTGTCCGGCTGACGGACGCCGCGCTTCACCAACTCCAGCACGACCGCCGGTCCCGCGAGCCCAGAGACTGGATCATCCGGCTCACCAGGAACGTACGGTCGGCTGTGCTGAGCCAACTCGTCGACGCGGGCACACTGCGGCGCGAGACCGACAAGGTGTTGAAGGTGGTGCCCCGGACCCGATATCCCACCCGGAACGGCTCGGAACCACCGGCCAAGACCGAGGCCCGCCAACAGATACGCTCGGCCGCGACGAGGTCGGACCGGGTCGATGCACGGACAGCCGCGCTGTGTGGCCTGGTCAGCGCACTGAATTGGGAACAACACGTCCTGCCGGATCTACGACCCGTGCAGGTGCGCAACCGCTTCGCCGAGTTCCGACGATCGGTGTGGGCGGCAAACGCGATCCAGAGGATCATCGACGACGCCCGTACGGCCTCAGCAGCAGCGGCAGCCGCCGCCGGCGCGGGAGGTTGA
- a CDS encoding flavin reductase produces the protein MIGPSARWHRFAARRRRGTGSHVPEHPSYRCLSCGNPWPCAPARLSLLIGFRGDRIGLLVYLAGHLARALEELPDTHPALIAGQILHWVPRRRAGDTSSS, from the coding sequence GTGATCGGGCCATCGGCGCGGTGGCACCGCTTCGCCGCCCGGCGACGACGCGGGACCGGCAGCCACGTCCCGGAACATCCGTCGTACCGCTGCCTGAGCTGCGGGAACCCCTGGCCCTGTGCCCCGGCGCGGCTCTCCCTGCTGATCGGCTTCCGGGGCGACCGGATCGGCCTGCTGGTGTACCTCGCCGGACACCTCGCCCGCGCCCTGGAGGAACTGCCCGACACGCACCCCGCGCTGATCGCCGGCCAGATCCTGCACTGGGTGCCCCGGCGTCGCGCAGGAGACACGTCGTCAAGCTGA
- a CDS encoding DUF397 domain-containing protein — translation MTTQQPSWRKSSRSGQNGGDCVEVADNLSGRVLVRDSKDPQGPVLTFTPDTWHAFVTLASEHN, via the coding sequence ATGACGACCCAGCAGCCGAGCTGGCGCAAGTCCAGCCGTAGCGGTCAGAACGGCGGGGACTGTGTGGAGGTGGCCGACAACCTCTCTGGCCGGGTCCTCGTGCGGGACAGCAAGGACCCACAGGGACCGGTGCTGACCTTCACCCCTGACACCTGGCATGCCTTCGTCACCCTCGCCAGCGAGCACAACTGA
- a CDS encoding LuxR C-terminal-related transcriptional regulator gives MTGLPTEKVSSREAEVLRLLGARLSNAEIAAELFISVRTVESHVSALLRKTGATDRRALTVLASQQQALAAQAGRTTGPPVPRTSFVGREPEAVAVRGALADTRLVTLTGTGGVGKTRLAVQSALASQPDFPAGVVFVDLVPVRDGFVAQAVATALGVAQTSQQPLVEAVLARLGDGRWLLVLDNCEHLLDGAAGFVELVLTACPGTTVLATSRERLSLTGERVLPVPPLPPADAPKLFRDRALAADPGFLDDPPAVAELCARLDGVPLAIELAAARGVSLGAAGLLTALDDQLRLLAGSRSSDERHRSLRTVIGWSYDLLEPAEQALFRRLAVFAGRFDLAAAVAVSGTGGQADVVDLLGRLVDKSLVVHERTARRWRLLAVVRAFAREQSDRHGERAETAERRRGWAADAAADLEVRLDGVGQSVQVGGDWRDDFDAVVDDLRAALAETPPVPDPLAHRLARSLGHLAYARRFLTDALDYYRQAAERAPSDVEAARDLRTASDCAHVGTASGVDAAELLLASAERARAGGDRNGEAVTLARLVELANRGCGRIPAQISEQRLRGLLDAAETAGDWAQPAVAAALRLAGAWQTAGQRAGPDPSLAEAALAAARVTGDPVLISAGLDAVGAVAALAGRLREAQRIVIERFDLLAVMDRNDPRTASEIEDTFNVAATNAYRAGDLPGARLVVERVAGDELLGRHSYFSTSGRIPVLMLAGEFDEALALAERVWAGWQRAGRPPVGWLAAPIAFTAFGHGLRGDQGRFLLWRHRVTEVLSPDGAGVLGPGAAGVVDPGLVGGPAPASIVFADARVAVHRADLAGAAGLVERASAGFPGGRFELYARAAGAELAVLADLPDADERLAAAVDCAAEHDWATACLSRARWRRTGDPAALAAAVVGFEKISARFERACTLLLDPERAAEGRAELATLGVPVPGA, from the coding sequence GTGACCGGGTTGCCGACGGAGAAGGTGTCCAGCCGCGAGGCCGAGGTGCTCAGGCTGCTGGGTGCCCGGCTGTCGAACGCCGAGATCGCCGCCGAGTTGTTCATCTCGGTGCGTACCGTCGAAAGCCACGTCTCGGCGCTGCTCCGCAAGACCGGCGCGACCGACCGGCGGGCACTCACGGTGCTCGCGTCCCAACAGCAGGCCCTCGCGGCGCAGGCCGGTCGGACGACCGGGCCGCCCGTCCCCCGCACCAGCTTCGTCGGTCGGGAACCGGAGGCCGTCGCGGTGCGCGGCGCGCTCGCCGACACCCGGCTGGTGACGCTGACCGGAACCGGCGGGGTGGGCAAGACCCGACTCGCGGTGCAGAGTGCGCTGGCCAGCCAGCCGGACTTCCCGGCCGGGGTGGTCTTCGTCGACCTGGTCCCGGTCCGGGACGGGTTCGTCGCCCAGGCGGTCGCGACCGCCCTCGGCGTCGCGCAGACCTCGCAGCAGCCGCTGGTCGAGGCGGTACTGGCCCGGCTCGGCGACGGCCGGTGGCTGCTCGTCCTGGACAACTGCGAACACCTGCTGGACGGGGCCGCCGGCTTCGTCGAACTCGTCCTCACCGCCTGCCCAGGCACGACGGTACTGGCCACCAGCCGCGAACGGCTCAGCCTCACCGGTGAGCGGGTCCTCCCGGTGCCGCCGCTGCCGCCGGCCGACGCGCCGAAACTCTTCCGAGACCGGGCCCTTGCCGCCGACCCGGGATTCCTCGACGACCCGCCGGCCGTCGCCGAACTCTGCGCCCGGCTCGACGGCGTGCCGCTGGCCATCGAACTCGCGGCGGCGCGCGGCGTGTCACTGGGCGCCGCCGGGCTGCTGACGGCCCTGGACGACCAGCTCCGGCTGCTCGCCGGCAGCCGCAGCTCGGACGAGCGACACCGCTCGCTGCGTACCGTGATCGGCTGGAGTTACGACCTGCTGGAGCCGGCCGAGCAGGCCTTGTTCCGCAGGCTCGCCGTGTTCGCCGGCCGGTTCGACCTGGCCGCGGCGGTCGCGGTCAGCGGGACGGGCGGGCAGGCCGACGTGGTCGACCTGCTCGGCCGGCTGGTCGACAAGAGCCTGGTGGTGCACGAGCGCACCGCACGTCGGTGGCGGCTGCTGGCGGTGGTCCGCGCCTTCGCCCGCGAGCAGTCGGACCGGCACGGGGAACGCGCCGAGACCGCCGAGCGGCGGCGCGGCTGGGCCGCCGACGCCGCCGCCGACCTGGAGGTACGGCTCGACGGTGTCGGCCAGTCGGTGCAGGTCGGTGGAGACTGGCGGGACGACTTCGACGCCGTCGTCGACGACCTGCGGGCGGCCCTCGCGGAGACCCCGCCGGTACCCGATCCGCTGGCGCACCGGTTGGCGCGCTCGCTCGGGCACCTGGCGTACGCCAGGCGGTTCCTGACCGATGCGCTCGACTACTACCGGCAGGCGGCCGAACGTGCCCCGAGTGACGTCGAGGCAGCCCGCGACCTGCGCACCGCGTCGGACTGCGCGCACGTCGGCACCGCCTCCGGCGTGGACGCCGCCGAGCTGCTGCTGGCCTCCGCGGAGCGGGCCCGTGCCGGTGGCGACCGCAACGGCGAGGCCGTCACCCTGGCCCGGCTGGTGGAGCTGGCGAACCGGGGTTGTGGCCGAATCCCCGCACAGATCTCCGAACAACGGCTGCGCGGGCTGCTCGACGCGGCGGAGACCGCCGGCGACTGGGCCCAGCCTGCCGTCGCCGCCGCGCTGCGGCTCGCCGGGGCGTGGCAGACCGCCGGGCAGCGGGCCGGTCCAGACCCGTCGCTGGCCGAGGCCGCCCTCGCGGCGGCCCGGGTCACCGGGGACCCGGTGCTGATCAGCGCCGGTCTGGACGCGGTGGGCGCCGTGGCGGCGCTGGCCGGGCGGCTCCGCGAGGCGCAGCGGATCGTGATCGAACGGTTCGACCTGCTCGCCGTGATGGACCGCAACGACCCGAGGACCGCCTCGGAGATCGAGGACACCTTCAACGTCGCCGCCACCAACGCGTACCGCGCGGGCGACCTGCCCGGCGCGCGGCTCGTGGTGGAACGGGTCGCGGGCGACGAGTTGCTCGGCCGGCACTCCTACTTCTCGACCAGCGGAAGGATTCCGGTACTGATGCTCGCCGGCGAGTTCGACGAGGCGTTGGCACTCGCCGAGCGGGTCTGGGCCGGTTGGCAGCGCGCCGGCCGCCCGCCGGTCGGATGGTTGGCCGCGCCGATCGCCTTCACCGCGTTCGGCCACGGACTCCGTGGCGACCAGGGCCGCTTCCTGCTCTGGCGGCACCGGGTCACCGAAGTCCTCAGCCCGGATGGGGCAGGGGTGCTCGGGCCGGGTGCGGCCGGAGTAGTCGATCCGGGCTTGGTGGGTGGGCCAGCTCCCGCGTCGATCGTCTTCGCCGATGCCAGGGTGGCCGTCCACCGTGCCGATCTCGCCGGCGCGGCCGGCCTGGTCGAGCGGGCCTCCGCCGGGTTCCCGGGCGGCCGGTTCGAGCTGTACGCCCGCGCCGCCGGAGCCGAACTGGCGGTACTCGCCGACCTGCCGGATGCGGACGAACGGCTGGCGGCGGCGGTCGACTGCGCGGCCGAGCACGACTGGGCCACGGCCTGCCTGTCCCGGGCCCGGTGGCGCCGGACCGGCGATCCTGCCGCACTGGCTGCCGCGGTCGTCGGCTTCGAGAAGATCTCCGCCCGGTTCGAACGGGCCTGCACCCTGCTGCTCGACCCGGAACGCGCCGCCGAGGGACGCGCCGAACTCGCCACCCTCGGCGTCCCCGTGCCCGGGGCGTGA
- a CDS encoding questin oxidase family protein has translation MSAGTLAEAYHRFHHTGPEWGEHELSNHGPMAVEVLVRRGRGAEVHRWIDRYARRLDDLPSAGDPIGDDNWTDALGDGRRVADWASYFARLLAERPWREVLGTWWPRLLPGIAAGTAHGVIRVGHVVRTLLAGPENSVAVTELAHGLAFWAARSTALPPADEPVGRLEPGSALDLVPRIPEQQGGVAARLGQVARLDGWPRSVGALRPATDPEDARARLTDLVTAATLRYLRHGHGHPVLLVHTATAPNAVLQALPALPTRLWAPSLSAVWTATAAVFAGYAPTEPAPDSALPTVPAWPDALAEVLDRAVSHGDEHVIKFADTAADVYARTGHPDALAAALHAADLIKMPD, from the coding sequence ATGAGTGCCGGAACGTTGGCCGAGGCGTACCACCGCTTCCACCACACCGGACCGGAGTGGGGCGAGCACGAACTGAGCAACCACGGTCCGATGGCGGTGGAGGTGCTGGTCCGGCGCGGACGGGGTGCCGAGGTGCACCGCTGGATCGACAGGTACGCCCGTCGGCTGGACGACCTGCCGTCGGCGGGTGACCCGATCGGCGACGACAACTGGACCGACGCGCTGGGCGACGGGCGGCGGGTCGCGGACTGGGCGTCGTACTTCGCCCGACTCCTCGCCGAGCGGCCGTGGCGGGAGGTACTGGGTACCTGGTGGCCGCGGTTGCTGCCCGGCATCGCCGCCGGTACGGCGCACGGGGTGATCCGGGTCGGGCACGTCGTACGGACCCTGCTGGCCGGTCCGGAGAACAGTGTCGCGGTCACCGAACTCGCGCACGGGCTGGCGTTCTGGGCCGCCCGGTCCACCGCCCTGCCGCCCGCGGACGAGCCGGTCGGCCGGCTCGAACCCGGTAGCGCCCTGGACCTGGTGCCGCGCATCCCCGAGCAGCAGGGTGGGGTGGCTGCCCGGCTCGGCCAGGTGGCCCGGCTCGACGGCTGGCCCCGGTCGGTCGGCGCGCTGCGTCCGGCCACCGATCCCGAGGATGCCCGCGCCCGGCTCACCGACCTGGTAACGGCGGCGACCCTGCGGTACCTCCGGCACGGGCACGGCCATCCGGTACTCCTGGTACACACGGCGACCGCGCCCAACGCCGTGCTACAGGCGCTGCCCGCCCTGCCGACCCGGCTGTGGGCGCCGAGCCTGTCGGCGGTCTGGACGGCCACCGCTGCGGTCTTCGCCGGGTACGCCCCCACCGAGCCGGCCCCCGACTCGGCACTGCCGACCGTCCCGGCCTGGCCCGACGCACTGGCCGAGGTACTCGATAGGGCGGTCTCGCACGGCGACGAGCACGTCATCAAGTTCGCCGACACGGCAGCGGACGTCTACGCCCGGACCGGACATCCGGACGCGCTGGCGGCGGCCCTGCACGCCGCCGATCTGATCAAGATGCCCGACTAG
- a CDS encoding DUF885 domain-containing protein encodes MGRINELADRYVDDWARLNPVGATFVGIGGYDDQLGDLSPDGFAGQAELTRRTLAALDGTEPDSEAERTAKEAMQERLGLELARYEAGETASELNVIASGLHDLRQVFDLMPTEGAEAVGNIATRLGKFAGTLESYKTTLRTAAEAGHVSSRVQIVEVAKQCGIWTDPDGDNFFHSLVERLEAEPALAAELRRGAAAATAATAAFGHFLRDELAPLGREKQAAGRDRYELASQYFLGARVDLAETYAWGFEELARLEAEMRTVAAEIAGPGADIDAAAAALDADPARRIQGKEAFRDWMQALADKAIAELHGTHFDIPEQVRRIECCLAPTSDGAIYYTGPSEDFSRPGRMWWAVPQGITEFSTWREVTTVFHEGVPGHHLQVAQTQVRADLLNRWQRLLCWSSGHGEGWALYSERLMDELGYLADPGDKLGMLDGQAFRAARVIVDIGMHLELEIPRDNPFGFHPGQRWTPELGWEFMRAHCRVPDENLRFELNRYLGWPGQAPSYKVGERIWMQAREEAKARKGAAFDLKEFHRAALDLGSLGLDPLRSALARI; translated from the coding sequence GTGGGACGAATCAACGAGTTGGCCGACCGCTACGTCGACGACTGGGCCCGGCTCAATCCCGTCGGCGCGACCTTCGTCGGCATCGGCGGCTACGACGACCAGCTCGGCGACCTCTCGCCGGACGGCTTCGCCGGACAGGCCGAACTGACCCGGCGTACGCTCGCCGCGCTCGACGGCACCGAGCCGGACTCCGAGGCGGAACGGACCGCGAAGGAGGCGATGCAGGAGCGGCTGGGCCTGGAACTCGCCCGGTACGAGGCGGGCGAGACGGCCAGTGAGCTGAACGTCATCGCCAGCGGGCTGCACGATCTGCGGCAGGTCTTCGACCTGATGCCGACCGAGGGTGCCGAGGCGGTCGGCAACATCGCCACCCGGCTGGGCAAGTTCGCCGGGACGCTGGAGTCCTACAAGACGACGCTGCGTACCGCCGCCGAGGCCGGGCACGTCAGCTCCCGGGTGCAGATCGTCGAGGTCGCCAAGCAGTGCGGCATCTGGACCGACCCGGACGGCGACAACTTCTTCCACTCCCTGGTCGAGCGGCTGGAGGCCGAGCCCGCGCTCGCCGCCGAACTGCGCCGGGGCGCCGCCGCGGCCACCGCCGCCACCGCCGCCTTCGGGCACTTCCTGCGCGACGAACTCGCCCCGCTGGGCCGGGAGAAGCAGGCCGCCGGGCGGGACCGCTACGAACTCGCCTCGCAGTACTTCCTCGGCGCCCGCGTCGACCTCGCGGAGACGTACGCGTGGGGGTTCGAGGAGCTGGCCCGGCTGGAGGCCGAGATGCGCACGGTCGCGGCGGAGATCGCCGGTCCGGGCGCCGACATCGACGCGGCGGCCGCCGCGCTGGACGCCGACCCGGCCCGCCGGATCCAGGGCAAGGAGGCGTTCCGGGACTGGATGCAGGCACTGGCCGACAAGGCGATCGCCGAGCTGCACGGCACGCACTTCGACATCCCGGAACAGGTACGCCGGATCGAGTGCTGCCTCGCGCCGACCAGCGACGGCGCCATCTACTACACCGGCCCGAGCGAGGACTTCTCCCGGCCGGGCCGGATGTGGTGGGCGGTGCCGCAGGGCATCACCGAGTTCTCCACCTGGCGCGAGGTGACCACCGTCTTCCACGAGGGTGTGCCGGGGCACCACCTCCAGGTGGCGCAGACGCAGGTCCGGGCCGACCTGCTCAACCGCTGGCAACGGCTGCTCTGCTGGAGTTCCGGCCACGGCGAGGGCTGGGCGCTCTACTCCGAGCGGCTGATGGACGAGCTGGGCTACCTCGCCGACCCCGGCGACAAGCTCGGCATGCTGGACGGGCAGGCGTTCCGGGCCGCCCGGGTGATCGTGGACATCGGCATGCACCTGGAGCTGGAAATCCCCCGGGACAACCCGTTCGGCTTCCACCCGGGCCAGCGGTGGACTCCCGAGCTGGGCTGGGAGTTCATGCGGGCGCACTGCCGGGTGCCGGACGAGAACCTGCGCTTCGAACTGAACCGCTATCTGGGCTGGCCGGGGCAGGCGCCGTCGTACAAGGTCGGCGAGCGGATCTGGATGCAGGCCCGGGAGGAGGCGAAGGCCCGCAAGGGTGCCGCCTTCGACCTCAAGGAGTTCCACCGGGCCGCGCTCGACCTCGGGTCGCTCGGCCTGGACCCGCTGCGCTCCGCACTCGCCCGGATCTAG
- a CDS encoding dihydrofolate reductase family protein, which translates to MSEATSTTTRPDTNRKVIASTFVSLDGVIGNPHLWSLPYMDSEGQRYALDQLFASDALLLGRPTYDGFAQAWPNMPPDGTGFADRMNTIAKYVVSTTLEKAEWQNTTIINGNVAEEVAALKRQPGQDILMYGFGRLARTLLEHGLLDEVRFWLTPVLVGSGRGEQDGDLLFRETASMSLEFAGQRVLDSGVVMLSYRPTGSKQG; encoded by the coding sequence ATGTCCGAGGCAACCAGCACCACCACCCGACCCGACACGAACCGGAAGGTGATCGCGTCGACCTTCGTCTCCCTGGACGGGGTCATCGGCAACCCGCACCTGTGGTCGTTGCCCTACATGGATTCCGAAGGCCAGCGGTACGCCCTCGACCAGCTCTTCGCCAGCGATGCGCTGCTGCTCGGCCGCCCCACCTACGACGGTTTCGCCCAGGCCTGGCCGAACATGCCGCCGGACGGGACCGGCTTCGCCGACCGGATGAACACGATTGCCAAGTACGTGGTCTCCACGACGCTGGAGAAGGCGGAGTGGCAGAACACGACGATCATCAACGGGAACGTGGCCGAGGAGGTCGCCGCCCTGAAGCGACAGCCGGGCCAGGACATCCTGATGTACGGCTTCGGCCGGCTCGCGCGCACCCTGCTGGAGCACGGCCTCCTGGACGAGGTGCGATTCTGGCTGACTCCGGTCCTGGTCGGCAGTGGACGCGGTGAGCAGGACGGCGACCTGCTCTTCCGGGAGACCGCCAGCATGTCGCTGGAGTTCGCTGGGCAGCGGGTGCTCGACTCCGGCGTGGTCATGCTCAGCTACCGGCCGACCGGCTCGAAGCAGGGCTGA
- a CDS encoding VOC family protein yields the protein MTNEVTVPLLPCASIDDIETFYGVLGFRTTYKQRKPNACVGVQREDLQLQFFEIAGFDPEQSYGSCLVLTADIEGLHRAFAAGMRAAYGKVLVSGTPRMTRPRARKNVDGLGGFSVIDPGGNWIRVFRNAATASAPATTSAGRLAKALANAVVQADSRGNAGQAVRILDSALARPQADDDPVEQVEVLVYRAELAMVLHDPKTATEMLARARSVTLTEDESERAASAFDNAVELTAALR from the coding sequence ATGACCAACGAGGTGACCGTTCCCCTGCTGCCGTGCGCATCCATTGACGACATCGAAACCTTCTACGGAGTTCTCGGTTTCCGCACCACGTACAAGCAGCGCAAGCCCAACGCGTGCGTGGGGGTGCAGCGGGAAGACCTGCAGCTACAGTTCTTCGAGATCGCCGGATTCGACCCGGAGCAGTCCTATGGCTCCTGTCTGGTCCTCACCGCCGACATCGAGGGACTACACCGGGCATTCGCCGCCGGCATGCGCGCCGCGTACGGCAAGGTACTGGTCTCCGGAACGCCGCGGATGACCCGGCCCAGGGCGCGGAAGAACGTCGACGGGTTGGGCGGGTTCAGCGTCATCGACCCGGGCGGCAACTGGATCCGCGTCTTCCGGAACGCCGCCACGGCCTCCGCGCCGGCCACCACATCTGCCGGGCGGCTGGCCAAGGCCCTCGCGAATGCCGTCGTGCAGGCCGATTCCAGGGGAAACGCCGGACAGGCCGTCCGGATCCTCGACAGCGCGTTGGCCCGCCCGCAAGCCGACGACGACCCGGTCGAGCAGGTGGAGGTCCTGGTCTATCGCGCCGAACTCGCGATGGTGCTGCACGATCCGAAGACCGCGACCGAGATGCTGGCCCGCGCCCGGTCCGTCACGCTCACCGAAGACGAATCCGAAAGGGCGGCATCCGCCTTCGACAACGCCGTCGAACTCACCGCAGCACTGCGCTGA
- a CDS encoding Uma2 family endonuclease, producing MAMPAQFDPLVDFDGMWTTQLADRYLPLPALPTARYECINGTLTKTPAVVGANSYGAMALAHLLAPAAQAAGFYVCGPVNLTFELRQWIQPDITILHALPQTDEEDKWVPVRLCTMAVEFVSQGSRKQDFVDKPKRCAEGGVPYFMRVEIVRRLRHAAVELFSLTDGEYRRTAEAVCGQRLQAGEPFEIDFDPRELLP from the coding sequence ATGGCCATGCCGGCACAGTTCGACCCGCTTGTGGACTTCGACGGCATGTGGACAACCCAGCTCGCCGACCGCTATCTTCCGCTGCCGGCACTGCCTACCGCACGTTACGAGTGCATCAACGGAACGTTGACGAAGACCCCGGCAGTCGTCGGTGCCAACAGCTACGGTGCGATGGCACTCGCCCACCTGCTCGCCCCGGCCGCGCAGGCGGCCGGGTTCTACGTATGCGGCCCGGTCAACCTCACCTTCGAGTTGCGGCAGTGGATCCAGCCGGACATCACGATCCTGCACGCGCTGCCGCAGACCGACGAGGAGGACAAGTGGGTGCCGGTGCGGCTCTGCACCATGGCGGTCGAGTTCGTCTCGCAGGGCAGCCGGAAGCAGGACTTCGTCGACAAGCCGAAACGGTGCGCCGAGGGCGGCGTCCCCTACTTCATGCGGGTGGAGATCGTCCGCCGGCTCCGGCACGCCGCCGTCGAGCTGTTCAGCCTGACCGACGGCGAATACCGGCGCACCGCCGAGGCGGTCTGCGGGCAGCGGCTGCAGGCCGGCGAGCCCTTCGAGATCGACTTCGACCCGCGCGAGCTGCTGCCCTGA